One Gadus morhua chromosome 23, gadMor3.0, whole genome shotgun sequence DNA segment encodes these proteins:
- the LOC115537301 gene encoding B-cell receptor CD22 isoform X5 — MTLRSAARGFLAFLLSVPDLQVKVSFPDPTDPTRAELECHSRCGLAGNHLYTWFRNGENVGQGVNSWVQPQSGGSYSCAVEEHNLSSPLVYAPKTPSVTVSPSGEIEEGSSVTLNCSSDANPAADYTWFKVNGDNFSRDTNQGQPLFFRRILSTNSGQYRCDAQNKLGKESVSISINVQYGPNHTSVYSSPSGGIEEGSSVTLSCSSDANPAANYTWFREHEDSVRESGQNYTITNITSEHEGNYYCQAHNAFGRHNSSFLFIKVTSSSLTAMVAVSTIVMLLATILLLVFLWMRRKRAFRKACEQGGRPDTVEEPLPVPVYENASALTNQMVPTALREPTEEHDDLHYASIHTSRSKNQEVPRWLPGSRVQSDQTDALFYSVVNVKRPNAVPGEREKTEATETSVLYSTVKK; from the exons ATCTCCAGGTGAAGGTGTCCTTTCCTGACCCTACCGATCCTACCAGGGCAGAGCTGGAATGTCACAGTAGGTGTGGTCTAGCTGGGAACCATCTCTACACCTGGTTCAGGAATGGAGAGAATGTAGGACAGGGAGTGAACTCCTGGGTCCAACCTCAGTCTGGAGGCAGCTATTCATGTGCTGTTGAAGAACACAATCTCAGCTCTCCTTTAGTGT acgctccaaagaccccctcagtgaccgtgagtccctctggtgaaatagaggagggcagttcagtgactctgaactgcagcagtgatgccaacccagcagctgactacacctggttcaaggttAATGGAGATAATTTCTCCAGAGACACGAACCAGGGACAACCGCTCTTCTTTAGACGCATCCTATCTACAAACTCTGGACAATATCGTTGTGACGCACAAAATAAGCTAGGGAAAGAATCAGTCTCAATCTCTATCAATGTCCAAT ATGGGCCGAATCACACATCTGTGTATTCAAGTCCCTCTGGTggaatagaggagggcagttcagtgactctgagctgcagcagtgatgccaacccagcagctaactacacctggttcagggaaCATGAAGACTCAGTGAGAGAATCAGGACAGAACTACACCATTACTAATATCACATCTGAGCATGAAGGAAACTATTACTGCCAAGCTCATAATGCATTCGGACGTCACAATTCCTCATTTTTATTCATTAAGG tgacatcatcatcactgaCAGCAATGGTAGCTGTATCAACCATTGTTATGTTATTGGCCACcattctcctcctcgtcttcctctggatgag AAGAAAGAGGGCCTTCAGAAAGGCATGTGAacagggaggaaggccagataccgtggaggag ccacttcctgttcctgtgtaTGAAAACGCCTCAGCTCTGACCAATCAAATGGTTCCTACAGCACTCAGAGAACCAACTGAAGAGCATGATGACCTTCACTATGCCAGCATCCACACCTCTCGCTCAAAGAACCAGGAAGTTCCTCGCTGGTTGCCTGGCTCTCGTGTCCAATCAGACCAGACAGATGCATTATTTTACTCTGTGGTCAACGTTAAGAGACCCAACGCTGTCCCTGG agaaagagagaagacaGAGGCGACAGAAACCTCAGTGTTGTACAGCACTGTCAAAAAATAA
- the LOC115537301 gene encoding sialoadhesin isoform X1 encodes MTLRSAARGFLAFLLSVPALQGIDQWTVTYSSSNVCALRKSTVDINCTYEYPDNVLYHPTKVYTLWFTKVSNDQPVDLQGDADYTGRVGYSCGEDSCNGSRCHGTCTLRIKDLRESDFAVYEFRFTTNQPRGEYTVDPGVTLFVSDLQVKVSFPDPTDPTRAELECHSRCGLAGNHLYTWFRNGENVGQGVNSWVQPQSGGSYSCAVEEHNLSSPLVYAPKTPSVTVSPSGEIEEGSSVTLNCSSDANPAADYTWFKVNGDNFSRDTNQGQPLFFRRILSTNSGQYRCDAQNKLGKESVSISINVQYGPNHTSVYSSPSGGIEEGSSVTLSCSSDANPAANYTWFREHEDSVRESGQNYTITNITSEHEGNYYCQAHNAFGRHNSSFLFIKVTSSSLTAMVAVSTIVMLLATILLLVFLWMRRKRAFRKACEQGGRPDTVEEPLPVPVYENASALTNQMVPTALREPTEEHDDLHYASIHTSRSKNQEVPRWLPGSRVQSDQTDALFYSVVNVKRPNAVPGEREKTEATETSVLYSTVKK; translated from the exons CGCTTCAGGGTATTGATCAATGGACGGTTACTTACTCATCTAGTAACGTCTGCGCTTTAAGAAAATCAACTGTTGACATCAACTGCACTTATGAATACCCTGACAACGTTCTATACCACCCTACCAAAGTCTATACACTGTGGTTTACTAAAGTATCCAACGATCAGCCTGTTGATCTGCAAGGTGATGCAGACTATACAGGTCGTGTTGGATACAGCTGTGGAGAGGACAGCTGTAATGGGTCCAGATGTCATGGAACATGTACCCTGAGAATCAAAGACCTGAGAGAGAGCGACTTTGCTGTCTACGAATTTAGGttcacaacaaaccaaccaCGTGGGGAATATACTGTTGACCCTGGAGTGACATTATTTGTATCAG ATCTCCAGGTGAAGGTGTCCTTTCCTGACCCTACCGATCCTACCAGGGCAGAGCTGGAATGTCACAGTAGGTGTGGTCTAGCTGGGAACCATCTCTACACCTGGTTCAGGAATGGAGAGAATGTAGGACAGGGAGTGAACTCCTGGGTCCAACCTCAGTCTGGAGGCAGCTATTCATGTGCTGTTGAAGAACACAATCTCAGCTCTCCTTTAGTGT acgctccaaagaccccctcagtgaccgtgagtccctctggtgaaatagaggagggcagttcagtgactctgaactgcagcagtgatgccaacccagcagctgactacacctggttcaaggttAATGGAGATAATTTCTCCAGAGACACGAACCAGGGACAACCGCTCTTCTTTAGACGCATCCTATCTACAAACTCTGGACAATATCGTTGTGACGCACAAAATAAGCTAGGGAAAGAATCAGTCTCAATCTCTATCAATGTCCAAT ATGGGCCGAATCACACATCTGTGTATTCAAGTCCCTCTGGTggaatagaggagggcagttcagtgactctgagctgcagcagtgatgccaacccagcagctaactacacctggttcagggaaCATGAAGACTCAGTGAGAGAATCAGGACAGAACTACACCATTACTAATATCACATCTGAGCATGAAGGAAACTATTACTGCCAAGCTCATAATGCATTCGGACGTCACAATTCCTCATTTTTATTCATTAAGG tgacatcatcatcactgaCAGCAATGGTAGCTGTATCAACCATTGTTATGTTATTGGCCACcattctcctcctcgtcttcctctggatgag AAGAAAGAGGGCCTTCAGAAAGGCATGTGAacagggaggaaggccagataccgtggaggag ccacttcctgttcctgtgtaTGAAAACGCCTCAGCTCTGACCAATCAAATGGTTCCTACAGCACTCAGAGAACCAACTGAAGAGCATGATGACCTTCACTATGCCAGCATCCACACCTCTCGCTCAAAGAACCAGGAAGTTCCTCGCTGGTTGCCTGGCTCTCGTGTCCAATCAGACCAGACAGATGCATTATTTTACTCTGTGGTCAACGTTAAGAGACCCAACGCTGTCCCTGG agaaagagagaagacaGAGGCGACAGAAACCTCAGTGTTGTACAGCACTGTCAAAAAATAA
- the LOC115537301 gene encoding sialoadhesin isoform X3: MTLRSAARGFLAFLLSVPGDADYTGRVGYSCGEDSCNGSRCHGTCTLRIKDLRESDFAVYEFRFTTNQPRGEYTVDPGVTLFVSDLQVKVSFPDPTDPTRAELECHSRCGLAGNHLYTWFRNGENVGQGVNSWVQPQSGGSYSCAVEEHNLSSPLVYAPKTPSVTVSPSGEIEEGSSVTLNCSSDANPAADYTWFKVNGDNFSRDTNQGQPLFFRRILSTNSGQYRCDAQNKLGKESVSISINVQYGPNHTSVYSSPSGGIEEGSSVTLSCSSDANPAANYTWFREHEDSVRESGQNYTITNITSEHEGNYYCQAHNAFGRHNSSFLFIKVTSSSLTAMVAVSTIVMLLATILLLVFLWMRRKRAFRKACEQGGRPDTVEEPLPVPVYENASALTNQMVPTALREPTEEHDDLHYASIHTSRSKNQEVPRWLPGSRVQSDQTDALFYSVVNVKRPNAVPGEREKTEATETSVLYSTVKK; this comes from the exons GTGATGCAGACTATACAGGTCGTGTTGGATACAGCTGTGGAGAGGACAGCTGTAATGGGTCCAGATGTCATGGAACATGTACCCTGAGAATCAAAGACCTGAGAGAGAGCGACTTTGCTGTCTACGAATTTAGGttcacaacaaaccaaccaCGTGGGGAATATACTGTTGACCCTGGAGTGACATTATTTGTATCAG ATCTCCAGGTGAAGGTGTCCTTTCCTGACCCTACCGATCCTACCAGGGCAGAGCTGGAATGTCACAGTAGGTGTGGTCTAGCTGGGAACCATCTCTACACCTGGTTCAGGAATGGAGAGAATGTAGGACAGGGAGTGAACTCCTGGGTCCAACCTCAGTCTGGAGGCAGCTATTCATGTGCTGTTGAAGAACACAATCTCAGCTCTCCTTTAGTGT acgctccaaagaccccctcagtgaccgtgagtccctctggtgaaatagaggagggcagttcagtgactctgaactgcagcagtgatgccaacccagcagctgactacacctggttcaaggttAATGGAGATAATTTCTCCAGAGACACGAACCAGGGACAACCGCTCTTCTTTAGACGCATCCTATCTACAAACTCTGGACAATATCGTTGTGACGCACAAAATAAGCTAGGGAAAGAATCAGTCTCAATCTCTATCAATGTCCAAT ATGGGCCGAATCACACATCTGTGTATTCAAGTCCCTCTGGTggaatagaggagggcagttcagtgactctgagctgcagcagtgatgccaacccagcagctaactacacctggttcagggaaCATGAAGACTCAGTGAGAGAATCAGGACAGAACTACACCATTACTAATATCACATCTGAGCATGAAGGAAACTATTACTGCCAAGCTCATAATGCATTCGGACGTCACAATTCCTCATTTTTATTCATTAAGG tgacatcatcatcactgaCAGCAATGGTAGCTGTATCAACCATTGTTATGTTATTGGCCACcattctcctcctcgtcttcctctggatgag AAGAAAGAGGGCCTTCAGAAAGGCATGTGAacagggaggaaggccagataccgtggaggag ccacttcctgttcctgtgtaTGAAAACGCCTCAGCTCTGACCAATCAAATGGTTCCTACAGCACTCAGAGAACCAACTGAAGAGCATGATGACCTTCACTATGCCAGCATCCACACCTCTCGCTCAAAGAACCAGGAAGTTCCTCGCTGGTTGCCTGGCTCTCGTGTCCAATCAGACCAGACAGATGCATTATTTTACTCTGTGGTCAACGTTAAGAGACCCAACGCTGTCCCTGG agaaagagagaagacaGAGGCGACAGAAACCTCAGTGTTGTACAGCACTGTCAAAAAATAA
- the LOC115537301 gene encoding sialoadhesin isoform X2, whose amino-acid sequence MTLRSAARGFLAFLLSVPALQGIDQWTVTYSSSNVCALRKSTVDINCTYEYPDNVLYHPTKVYTLWFTKVSNDQPVDLQGDADYTGRVGYSCGEDSCNGSRCHGTCTLRIKDLRESDFAVYEFRFTTNQPRGEYTVDPGVTLFVSDLQVKVSFPDPTDPTRAELECHSRCGLAGNHLYTWFRNGENVGQGVNSWVQPQSGGSYSCAVEEHNLSSPLVYAPKTPSVTVSPSGEIEEGSSVTLNCSSDANPAADYTWFKVNGDNFSRDTNQGQPLFFRRILSTNSGQYRCDAQNKLGKESVSISINVQYGPNHTSVYSSPSGGIEEGSSVTLSCSSDANPAANYTWFREHEDSVRESGQNYTITNITSEHEGNYYCQAHNAFGRHNSSFLFIKVTSSSLTAMVAVSTIVMLLATILLLVFLWMRKRAFRKACEQGGRPDTVEEPLPVPVYENASALTNQMVPTALREPTEEHDDLHYASIHTSRSKNQEVPRWLPGSRVQSDQTDALFYSVVNVKRPNAVPGEREKTEATETSVLYSTVKK is encoded by the exons CGCTTCAGGGTATTGATCAATGGACGGTTACTTACTCATCTAGTAACGTCTGCGCTTTAAGAAAATCAACTGTTGACATCAACTGCACTTATGAATACCCTGACAACGTTCTATACCACCCTACCAAAGTCTATACACTGTGGTTTACTAAAGTATCCAACGATCAGCCTGTTGATCTGCAAGGTGATGCAGACTATACAGGTCGTGTTGGATACAGCTGTGGAGAGGACAGCTGTAATGGGTCCAGATGTCATGGAACATGTACCCTGAGAATCAAAGACCTGAGAGAGAGCGACTTTGCTGTCTACGAATTTAGGttcacaacaaaccaaccaCGTGGGGAATATACTGTTGACCCTGGAGTGACATTATTTGTATCAG ATCTCCAGGTGAAGGTGTCCTTTCCTGACCCTACCGATCCTACCAGGGCAGAGCTGGAATGTCACAGTAGGTGTGGTCTAGCTGGGAACCATCTCTACACCTGGTTCAGGAATGGAGAGAATGTAGGACAGGGAGTGAACTCCTGGGTCCAACCTCAGTCTGGAGGCAGCTATTCATGTGCTGTTGAAGAACACAATCTCAGCTCTCCTTTAGTGT acgctccaaagaccccctcagtgaccgtgagtccctctggtgaaatagaggagggcagttcagtgactctgaactgcagcagtgatgccaacccagcagctgactacacctggttcaaggttAATGGAGATAATTTCTCCAGAGACACGAACCAGGGACAACCGCTCTTCTTTAGACGCATCCTATCTACAAACTCTGGACAATATCGTTGTGACGCACAAAATAAGCTAGGGAAAGAATCAGTCTCAATCTCTATCAATGTCCAAT ATGGGCCGAATCACACATCTGTGTATTCAAGTCCCTCTGGTggaatagaggagggcagttcagtgactctgagctgcagcagtgatgccaacccagcagctaactacacctggttcagggaaCATGAAGACTCAGTGAGAGAATCAGGACAGAACTACACCATTACTAATATCACATCTGAGCATGAAGGAAACTATTACTGCCAAGCTCATAATGCATTCGGACGTCACAATTCCTCATTTTTATTCATTAAGG tgacatcatcatcactgaCAGCAATGGTAGCTGTATCAACCATTGTTATGTTATTGGCCACcattctcctcctcgtcttcctctggatgag AAAGAGGGCCTTCAGAAAGGCATGTGAacagggaggaaggccagataccgtggaggag ccacttcctgttcctgtgtaTGAAAACGCCTCAGCTCTGACCAATCAAATGGTTCCTACAGCACTCAGAGAACCAACTGAAGAGCATGATGACCTTCACTATGCCAGCATCCACACCTCTCGCTCAAAGAACCAGGAAGTTCCTCGCTGGTTGCCTGGCTCTCGTGTCCAATCAGACCAGACAGATGCATTATTTTACTCTGTGGTCAACGTTAAGAGACCCAACGCTGTCCCTGG agaaagagagaagacaGAGGCGACAGAAACCTCAGTGTTGTACAGCACTGTCAAAAAATAA
- the LOC115537425 gene encoding C-type lectin domain family 4 member G isoform X1, with protein sequence MMGFELDDSLKTYNPGKESHRTVTWLKERPFRAAAVCLGVLCVVLLTGIIIVAGHHNHAAVEQPTPSCNLIGEQVQLGTICNLTDLRREQTRNKNLTKEKDQLRITCTNLIQEQDLLGTSNKYLTKEMNQLQTINNNLTQERDLLQTSNNNLSEEMYQLQTINNNLTQERDLLQTSNKNLTEAMYQLQTINNNVTLERDQLKELQRLSGGGCLAGWQPHGGSCFFLSAEKKSWMASRQDCQDKEADLVIIHSEGEQNFINNFCWVRSVWIGLHDMESESEWKWVDGSPMNLSLWDPGEPNNAENEDCAELMPESKTWNDLPCSLERHWVCKQQILLK encoded by the exons ATGATGGGCTTTGAATTGGATGACAGCTTAAAGACATATAATCCAGGCAAAGAAAGTCACCGGACTG TCACGTGGTTAAAAGAGAGACCCTTCAGAGCGGCTGCAGTCTGTCTTGGCGTGTTATGTGTTGTACTTCTGACTGGGATCATCATCGTAGCCGGCCACC ATAACCATGCGGCAGTGGAACAACCTACCCCTAGCTGTAACCTGATTGGAGAGCAAGTCCAGCTAGGGACCATATGCAACCTGACTGATTTGAGACGTGAACAGACAAGGAATAAAAATTTGACTAAGGAGAAAGACCAGCTAAGGATTACTTGCACCAACCTGATCCAGGAGCAAGACCTCCTCGGAACCAGTAACAAATACCTGACTAAGGAAATGAACCAGTTACAGACCATTAACAATAACCTGACTCAAGAGAGAGACCTCCTACAAACCTCTAACAATAACCTGTCTGAGGAAATGTACCAGTTGCAGACCATTAACAATAACCTGACTCAAGAGAGAGACCTCCTACAAACCAGTAACAAAAACCTGACTGAGGCAATGTACCAGTTGCAGACCATTAACAACAACGTGACCCTGGAGAGAGACCAGCTGAAAGAGCTCCAAAGGTTGAGTGGGG gaGGTTGTTTGGCGGGATGGCAGCCTCATGGTGGCAGTTGCTTCTTTCTCTCTGCTGAAAAGAAATCTTGGATGGCCAGCCGGCAGGACTGCCAGGACAAAGAAGCTGATCTGGTCATCATCCACAGCGAGGGGGAACAG AATTTCATCAACAATTTCTGTTGGGTTAGGTCCGTCTGGATTGGTCTGCATGACATGGAATCCGAATCGGAGTGGAAGTGGGTAGATGGATCACCCATGAACCTGAG TTTATGGGATCCTGGTGAACCCAACAATGCGGAAAATGAAGACTGCGCAGAGTTGATGCCAGAGTCAAAAACCTGGAATGATCTCCCTTGTTCCTTGGAAAGGCACTGGGTTTGCAAGCAGCAAATTCTGTTAAAATAA
- the LOC115537425 gene encoding C-type lectin domain family 4 member G isoform X2: MMGFELDDSLKTYNPGKESHRTVTWLKERPFRAAAVCLGVLCVVLLTGIIIVAGHHNHAAVEQPTPSCNLIGEQVQLGTICNLTDLRREQTRNKNLTKEKDQLRITCTNLIQEQDLLGTSNKYLTKEMNQLQTINNNLTQERDLLQTSNNNLSEEMYQLQTINNNLTQERDLLQTSNKNLTEAMYQLQTINNNVTLERDQLKELQRLSGGGCLAGWQPHGGSCFFLSAEKKSWMASRQDCQDKEADLVIIHSEGEQVRLDWSA, encoded by the exons ATGATGGGCTTTGAATTGGATGACAGCTTAAAGACATATAATCCAGGCAAAGAAAGTCACCGGACTG TCACGTGGTTAAAAGAGAGACCCTTCAGAGCGGCTGCAGTCTGTCTTGGCGTGTTATGTGTTGTACTTCTGACTGGGATCATCATCGTAGCCGGCCACC ATAACCATGCGGCAGTGGAACAACCTACCCCTAGCTGTAACCTGATTGGAGAGCAAGTCCAGCTAGGGACCATATGCAACCTGACTGATTTGAGACGTGAACAGACAAGGAATAAAAATTTGACTAAGGAGAAAGACCAGCTAAGGATTACTTGCACCAACCTGATCCAGGAGCAAGACCTCCTCGGAACCAGTAACAAATACCTGACTAAGGAAATGAACCAGTTACAGACCATTAACAATAACCTGACTCAAGAGAGAGACCTCCTACAAACCTCTAACAATAACCTGTCTGAGGAAATGTACCAGTTGCAGACCATTAACAATAACCTGACTCAAGAGAGAGACCTCCTACAAACCAGTAACAAAAACCTGACTGAGGCAATGTACCAGTTGCAGACCATTAACAACAACGTGACCCTGGAGAGAGACCAGCTGAAAGAGCTCCAAAGGTTGAGTGGGG gaGGTTGTTTGGCGGGATGGCAGCCTCATGGTGGCAGTTGCTTCTTTCTCTCTGCTGAAAAGAAATCTTGGATGGCCAGCCGGCAGGACTGCCAGGACAAAGAAGCTGATCTGGTCATCATCCACAGCGAGGGGGAACAG GTCCGTCTGGATTGGTCTGCATGA
- the LOC115537301 gene encoding B-cell receptor CD22 isoform X4, with product MNWHRRVKNNRVREERTNHDFKISSKRISSFPSISTRFTTNQPRGEYTVDPGVTLFVSDLQVKVSFPDPTDPTRAELECHSRCGLAGNHLYTWFRNGENVGQGVNSWVQPQSGGSYSCAVEEHNLSSPLVYAPKTPSVTVSPSGEIEEGSSVTLNCSSDANPAADYTWFKVNGDNFSRDTNQGQPLFFRRILSTNSGQYRCDAQNKLGKESVSISINVQYGPNHTSVYSSPSGGIEEGSSVTLSCSSDANPAANYTWFREHEDSVRESGQNYTITNITSEHEGNYYCQAHNAFGRHNSSFLFIKVTSSSLTAMVAVSTIVMLLATILLLVFLWMRRKRAFRKACEQGGRPDTVEEPLPVPVYENASALTNQMVPTALREPTEEHDDLHYASIHTSRSKNQEVPRWLPGSRVQSDQTDALFYSVVNVKRPNAVPGEREKTEATETSVLYSTVKK from the exons GttcacaacaaaccaaccaCGTGGGGAATATACTGTTGACCCTGGAGTGACATTATTTGTATCAG ATCTCCAGGTGAAGGTGTCCTTTCCTGACCCTACCGATCCTACCAGGGCAGAGCTGGAATGTCACAGTAGGTGTGGTCTAGCTGGGAACCATCTCTACACCTGGTTCAGGAATGGAGAGAATGTAGGACAGGGAGTGAACTCCTGGGTCCAACCTCAGTCTGGAGGCAGCTATTCATGTGCTGTTGAAGAACACAATCTCAGCTCTCCTTTAGTGT acgctccaaagaccccctcagtgaccgtgagtccctctggtgaaatagaggagggcagttcagtgactctgaactgcagcagtgatgccaacccagcagctgactacacctggttcaaggttAATGGAGATAATTTCTCCAGAGACACGAACCAGGGACAACCGCTCTTCTTTAGACGCATCCTATCTACAAACTCTGGACAATATCGTTGTGACGCACAAAATAAGCTAGGGAAAGAATCAGTCTCAATCTCTATCAATGTCCAAT ATGGGCCGAATCACACATCTGTGTATTCAAGTCCCTCTGGTggaatagaggagggcagttcagtgactctgagctgcagcagtgatgccaacccagcagctaactacacctggttcagggaaCATGAAGACTCAGTGAGAGAATCAGGACAGAACTACACCATTACTAATATCACATCTGAGCATGAAGGAAACTATTACTGCCAAGCTCATAATGCATTCGGACGTCACAATTCCTCATTTTTATTCATTAAGG tgacatcatcatcactgaCAGCAATGGTAGCTGTATCAACCATTGTTATGTTATTGGCCACcattctcctcctcgtcttcctctggatgag AAGAAAGAGGGCCTTCAGAAAGGCATGTGAacagggaggaaggccagataccgtggaggag ccacttcctgttcctgtgtaTGAAAACGCCTCAGCTCTGACCAATCAAATGGTTCCTACAGCACTCAGAGAACCAACTGAAGAGCATGATGACCTTCACTATGCCAGCATCCACACCTCTCGCTCAAAGAACCAGGAAGTTCCTCGCTGGTTGCCTGGCTCTCGTGTCCAATCAGACCAGACAGATGCATTATTTTACTCTGTGGTCAACGTTAAGAGACCCAACGCTGTCCCTGG agaaagagagaagacaGAGGCGACAGAAACCTCAGTGTTGTACAGCACTGTCAAAAAATAA